A genomic window from Serratia liquefaciens includes:
- a CDS encoding GNAT family N-acetyltransferase yields MDSLITFEKLAAKHLPYLYEIRFSVEENPLHPHQIQYLQRTQALDDINQGGGWICKYGEDYAGVGFGLFIPDPLIGGLFVKPEYQSKGIGSALLNAVTAWLFENGAEEIHLTTDLGSRAEVFYQRRGWVAIGQDEFGQAELVKRKGEK; encoded by the coding sequence ATGGACAGCCTGATCACCTTCGAAAAACTTGCTGCAAAACACCTGCCTTACCTGTATGAAATCAGATTTTCCGTCGAAGAGAATCCGCTTCATCCTCACCAGATCCAATACCTTCAGAGAACCCAGGCGCTGGATGATATCAATCAGGGCGGTGGCTGGATTTGCAAATACGGTGAAGATTATGCCGGTGTCGGTTTCGGCCTCTTTATTCCTGACCCCTTGATCGGCGGGCTGTTTGTCAAGCCGGAGTACCAGTCGAAAGGTATAGGCTCCGCTTTACTGAACGCCGTAACGGCATGGTTGTTTGAGAATGGCGCCGAAGAAATCCATCTCACTACCGATCTGGGCTCCAGGGCTGAGGTGTTTTATCAGCGGCGTGGCTGGGTTGCCATTGGCCAGGATGAATTTGGTCAGGCGGAACTGGTTAAACGTAAAGGTGAAAAGTAA
- the rpoB gene encoding DNA-directed RNA polymerase subunit beta yields MVYSYTEKKRIRKDFGKRPQVLDIPYLLSIQLDSFQKFIEQDPEGQYGLEAAFRSVFPIQSYSGNSELQYVSYRLGEPVFDVKECQIRGVTFSAPLRVKLRLVIYEREAPEGTVKDIKEQEVYMGEIPLMTENGTFVINGTERVIVSQLHRSPGVFFDSDKGKTHSSGKVLYNARIIPYRGSWLDFEFDPKDNLFVRIDRRRKLPATIILRALNYTTEQILDLFFAKVVFEIRDNKLQMELVPERLRGETASFDIEANGKIYIEKGRRITARHIRQLEKDDIQSIEVPVEYIAGKVVAKDYIDTNTGELICAANMELSLDLLAKLSQSGHKRIETLFTNDLDHGAYISETVRVDPTSDRLSALVEIYRMMRPGEPPTREAAESLFENLFFSEDRYDLSAVGRMKFNRSLLRDEIEGSGILSKDDIIEVMKKLIDIRNGKGEVDDIDHLGNRRIRSVGEMAENQFRVGLVRVERAVKERLSLGDLDTLMPQDMINAKPISAAVKEFFGSSQLSQFMDQNNPLSEITHKRRISALGPGGLTRERAGFEVRDVHPTHYGRVCPIETPEGPNIGLINSLSVYAQTNEYGFLETPYRRVRDGLVTDEINYLSAIEEGNFVIAQANSNLDDDGRFVEDLVTCRSKGESSLFSRDQVDYMDVSTQQVVSVGASLIPFLEHDDANRALMGANMQRQAVPTLRADKPLVGTGMERAVAVDSGVTAVARRGGVIQYVDASRIVIKVNEDEMHAGEAGIDIYNLTKYTRSNQNTCINQMPCVNLGEPIERGDVLADGPSTDLGELALGQNMRVAFMPWNGYNFEDSILVSERVVQEDRFTTIHIQELACVSRDTKLGPEEITADIPNVGEAALSKLDESGIVYIGAEVTGGDILVGKVTPKGETQLTPEEKLLRAIFGEKASDVKDSSLRVPNGVSGTIIDVQVFTRDGVEKDKRALEIEEMQLKQAKKDLTEELQILEAGLFTRIHAVLVAGGVEAEKLSKLPRDRWLELGLTDEEKQNQLEQLAEQYDELKSDFEKKLDAKRRKITQGDDLAPGVLKIVKVYLAVKRQIQPGDKMAGRHGNKGVISKINPIEDMPYDENGTPVDIVLNPLGVPSRMNIGQILETHLGMAAKGIGEKINQMLKQHQEVAKLREFIQKAYDLGDDVCQKVDLNTFTDDEVLRLAENLKKGMPIATPVFDGAKETEIKQLLEMGGIPTSGQITLFDGRTGEQFERQVTVGYMYMLKLNHLVDDKMHARSTGSYSLVTQQPLGGKAQFGGQRFGEMEVWALEAYGAAYTLQEMLTVKSDDVNGRTKMYKNIVDGDHRMEPGMPESFNVLLKEIRSLGINIELEDE; encoded by the coding sequence ATGGTTTACTCCTATACCGAGAAAAAACGTATTCGTAAGGATTTTGGTAAGCGTCCACAAGTTTTGGACATTCCCTATCTCCTTTCTATCCAGCTTGACTCGTTCCAGAAGTTCATCGAGCAAGATCCAGAAGGGCAATACGGCTTAGAAGCCGCATTCCGTTCTGTTTTCCCTATCCAGAGCTACAGTGGCAATTCGGAGCTGCAATACGTTAGCTACCGTCTTGGTGAGCCGGTCTTCGACGTCAAAGAGTGCCAGATCCGTGGTGTGACGTTCTCTGCACCGCTGCGCGTAAAACTGCGCCTGGTAATCTACGAGCGTGAAGCTCCGGAAGGTACGGTCAAAGACATCAAGGAACAAGAAGTCTATATGGGCGAAATTCCGCTCATGACCGAAAACGGCACCTTTGTGATCAACGGTACTGAGAGGGTTATCGTATCTCAGCTTCACCGTAGTCCTGGCGTATTCTTCGACAGCGATAAGGGTAAAACCCACTCTTCGGGTAAAGTGCTGTATAACGCACGTATCATCCCTTACCGCGGTTCATGGTTGGATTTCGAGTTTGACCCGAAAGACAACCTGTTTGTACGTATTGACCGTCGCCGTAAATTGCCTGCGACCATCATTCTGCGTGCATTGAACTACACCACTGAGCAGATCCTTGACCTGTTCTTTGCGAAAGTAGTTTTCGAGATCCGTGATAACAAGCTGCAGATGGAGCTGGTTCCAGAGCGTCTGCGTGGTGAGACTGCTTCGTTTGATATCGAAGCCAACGGCAAGATCTACATTGAGAAAGGCCGTCGTATCACCGCTCGTCATATCCGTCAGCTCGAAAAAGACGACATTCAGAGTATTGAAGTACCGGTTGAGTACATTGCGGGCAAAGTGGTCGCGAAGGACTATATCGATACCAATACCGGTGAGCTGATCTGCGCAGCCAACATGGAGCTGTCGCTGGATCTGCTGGCCAAACTGAGCCAGTCAGGCCACAAGCGTATTGAAACGCTGTTCACCAACGATCTGGACCATGGTGCGTACATCTCTGAGACCGTACGTGTCGATCCAACAAGCGATCGTTTGAGCGCGCTGGTAGAAATCTACCGCATGATGCGCCCAGGTGAGCCGCCAACGCGCGAAGCTGCCGAAAGCCTGTTCGAGAACCTGTTCTTCTCTGAAGACCGCTACGATCTGTCTGCGGTTGGCCGTATGAAGTTCAACCGTTCTCTGCTGCGTGACGAGATCGAAGGTTCGGGCATCCTGAGCAAAGACGACATCATTGAAGTGATGAAGAAGCTCATCGATATCCGTAACGGTAAAGGCGAAGTGGACGATATCGACCACTTGGGCAACCGTCGTATCCGTTCCGTTGGCGAAATGGCTGAGAACCAGTTCCGTGTAGGTCTGGTGCGTGTTGAGCGTGCGGTTAAAGAGCGTCTGTCCCTGGGCGATCTGGACACCCTGATGCCACAGGACATGATCAACGCCAAGCCAATTTCGGCGGCGGTGAAAGAGTTCTTCGGCTCCAGCCAGCTGTCTCAGTTTATGGACCAGAACAACCCGTTGTCCGAGATCACGCACAAGCGTCGTATCTCTGCATTGGGCCCAGGCGGTCTGACCCGTGAACGTGCCGGCTTTGAAGTTCGAGACGTACACCCGACTCACTACGGTCGCGTGTGCCCAATCGAAACGCCGGAAGGTCCAAACATCGGTCTGATCAACTCCTTGTCCGTGTACGCACAGACAAACGAGTATGGCTTCCTGGAAACTCCGTACCGCCGCGTGCGTGACGGTTTGGTTACCGATGAAATTAACTATCTGTCTGCTATTGAAGAAGGCAACTTCGTTATCGCTCAGGCGAACTCCAACCTGGATGATGACGGCCGCTTCGTAGAAGACCTGGTCACCTGTCGTAGCAAAGGCGAATCAAGCCTGTTCAGCCGCGATCAGGTTGACTATATGGACGTATCAACCCAGCAGGTTGTTTCCGTTGGTGCCTCACTGATTCCATTCCTGGAACACGATGACGCCAACCGTGCATTGATGGGTGCGAACATGCAACGTCAGGCGGTTCCAACCTTGCGTGCTGACAAGCCGCTGGTAGGTACCGGTATGGAACGTGCTGTAGCGGTTGACTCCGGTGTTACTGCCGTAGCTCGCCGTGGCGGTGTGATCCAGTACGTGGATGCTTCCCGTATCGTTATCAAAGTTAACGAAGACGAGATGCACGCGGGCGAAGCAGGTATCGATATTTACAACCTGACCAAGTACACCCGTTCTAACCAGAACACCTGCATCAACCAGATGCCGTGTGTGAATCTGGGTGAGCCAATCGAGCGCGGCGACGTGCTGGCAGATGGCCCGTCCACTGACCTGGGTGAACTGGCGTTGGGCCAGAACATGCGTGTGGCATTCATGCCATGGAACGGCTACAACTTCGAAGACTCCATCTTGGTGTCCGAGCGCGTAGTTCAGGAAGATCGCTTCACTACCATCCACATCCAGGAACTGGCGTGTGTGTCTCGCGACACCAAGTTGGGGCCTGAAGAGATCACTGCCGACATCCCTAACGTGGGTGAAGCTGCGCTCTCCAAACTGGATGAATCCGGTATCGTGTATATCGGTGCTGAAGTGACCGGTGGTGACATTCTGGTCGGTAAGGTAACGCCAAAAGGTGAAACCCAGCTGACGCCAGAAGAGAAACTGCTGCGTGCGATCTTCGGTGAGAAGGCATCTGACGTTAAAGATTCCTCTCTGCGTGTACCAAACGGCGTTTCCGGTACCATTATCGACGTGCAGGTCTTCACCCGCGATGGCGTGGAAAAAGACAAGCGTGCGTTGGAAATCGAAGAGATGCAGCTGAAGCAGGCGAAGAAAGACCTGACTGAAGAACTGCAGATCCTGGAAGCAGGCCTGTTCACACGTATCCATGCGGTGCTGGTTGCCGGCGGTGTCGAAGCTGAGAAGCTGAGCAAACTGCCACGCGATCGCTGGCTGGAACTGGGCCTGACCGACGAAGAGAAGCAAAACCAGCTGGAACAGCTGGCAGAGCAGTACGACGAACTGAAATCCGACTTCGAGAAGAAGCTGGACGCCAAGCGTCGTAAGATCACCCAGGGCGATGATCTGGCACCAGGCGTGCTGAAAATCGTTAAGGTTTATCTGGCCGTTAAACGTCAGATCCAACCGGGTGACAAGATGGCAGGCCGCCACGGTAACAAAGGTGTTATCTCCAAGATCAACCCGATCGAAGATATGCCTTACGATGAAAACGGCACGCCGGTTGACATCGTACTGAACCCGCTGGGCGTACCATCACGTATGAACATCGGTCAGATCCTGGAAACCCACCTGGGTATGGCTGCGAAAGGCATTGGTGAGAAAATCAACCAAATGCTGAAGCAGCATCAGGAAGTGGCCAAGCTGCGTGAGTTCATTCAGAAGGCCTACGATCTGGGCGACGATGTCTGCCAGAAAGTTGACCTGAACACCTTCACCGACGACGAAGTTCTGCGTCTGGCAGAGAACCTGAAAAAAGGTATGCCAATCGCAACGCCGGTGTTTGATGGTGCGAAAGAGACTGAAATCAAGCAACTGCTGGAAATGGGCGGGATCCCAACCTCGGGTCAGATTACGCTGTTCGATGGCCGTACCGGTGAGCAATTCGAGCGCCAGGTTACCGTTGGCTATATGTACATGCTGAAACTGAACCACTTGGTTGACGATAAGATGCACGCCCGTTCAACCGGTTCTTACAGCTTGGTTACTCAGCAACCGCTGGGTGGTAAGGCGCAGTTCGGTGGTCAACGCTTCGGTGAGATGGAAGTGTGGGCACTGGAAGCATACGGCGCGGCTTATACCCTGCAGGAAATGCTCACCGTTAAGTCGGATGACGTTAACGGCCGTACCAAGATGTACAAAAACATCGTGGATGGCGATCACCGCATGGAACCAGGCATGCCGGAGTCCTTCAACGTACTGTTGAAAGAAATCCGCTCGCTCGGTATCAACATCGAACTGGAAGACGAGTAA
- a CDS encoding oxidoreductase, whose translation MKIKGLIALFMISLFSAPLYASVDYFYLKKNDGEKIKITLQALEAMPSSSIKTSTNFTPEAVFTGVEFSVLAKEYGLKGGKVRAFAWDDYSYSMPVAELDKYKVIIAYKKNGELMDVAQLGPFAIIYPRDSHPELNKIDVNAKTVWQIKMLEVK comes from the coding sequence ATGAAAATCAAAGGACTGATAGCATTATTTATGATTTCCCTGTTTAGTGCGCCGCTCTATGCGAGCGTTGATTATTTTTATCTTAAAAAGAACGATGGCGAGAAGATCAAAATTACTCTACAAGCGTTAGAAGCGATGCCATCCTCTTCGATTAAAACCTCTACCAATTTCACCCCTGAGGCCGTTTTTACCGGCGTTGAGTTTAGCGTACTGGCAAAGGAATATGGCCTGAAGGGAGGCAAGGTTCGCGCTTTTGCCTGGGATGATTATTCATATTCAATGCCCGTTGCTGAGCTGGATAAATACAAAGTTATTATCGCCTATAAGAAAAATGGCGAGCTGATGGACGTTGCACAGTTAGGGCCGTTTGCGATCATCTATCCTCGCGATAGCCACCCAGAATTGAACAAGATTGATGTGAACGCAAAGACCGTTTGGCAAATAAAAATGCTAGAGGTTAAGTGA
- a CDS encoding sensor histidine kinase produces MSKKFIGTLITLIAALLFLILLIAVNFGSVKERYKQIEPNLDNYSVAEILFLSFERTKTALLLGDEDHYDAFKLKKKIFASKIAILENRSTFNDSFYYDEEFINTLAVLKRQYAELDLLSAGLANGTKTKADILSFMGDMEITLVDIQEIIYKIQIRNFTEVKDIIKDNSSKAELFAIISLALIFLMMFLILKNALSLKEIIKNKNIFISSIYHEIAGSTQAIVIAADIMEHELVQDELKKEARLISHHGNKIAEQTREVMDYSRLEMGEVKINDSLFSLNEVVDDAVAAVSGEGRNQFIVRHSSHTGGIYSDKYKLYRILVNLLSNADKYTYCGQVTVNVKVYNSRLHLLVKDNGIGFNVKNIDRLYKAFNQGLERETRQGLGLGLTIIKNYVTRMKGTIRVKSAEGKGASFLICLPIKSVEK; encoded by the coding sequence ATGAGCAAGAAATTTATCGGGACTCTCATCACCCTCATTGCGGCGCTGCTGTTCTTGATCCTGTTGATTGCCGTAAATTTCGGCAGTGTGAAAGAACGATACAAGCAGATTGAGCCTAATCTCGATAATTACTCCGTCGCTGAAATTCTCTTTTTATCCTTTGAAAGAACGAAAACCGCACTGCTTCTGGGCGATGAGGATCACTACGACGCTTTTAAGCTCAAAAAGAAAATATTTGCATCAAAAATTGCCATTCTTGAAAACCGTTCCACATTCAATGACTCTTTTTATTACGACGAAGAGTTTATCAACACCCTTGCGGTTTTGAAGCGTCAGTATGCCGAGCTGGATCTACTTAGCGCAGGGCTGGCAAATGGCACGAAGACCAAAGCCGATATACTCTCCTTTATGGGCGATATGGAAATTACTCTGGTCGATATTCAAGAGATAATTTACAAAATACAGATAAGGAATTTCACCGAGGTTAAAGACATCATCAAAGATAATTCGAGCAAAGCCGAGCTATTTGCCATTATCTCGCTGGCGCTGATTTTCTTGATGATGTTCCTTATCTTGAAAAATGCGCTCTCGCTGAAGGAGATAATCAAAAATAAGAATATCTTTATTTCCTCCATCTATCATGAGATTGCCGGCTCAACGCAGGCTATCGTGATTGCCGCAGACATCATGGAGCATGAGCTGGTTCAGGATGAGCTGAAAAAAGAAGCCCGGCTAATCTCGCACCATGGCAATAAAATTGCAGAGCAAACCCGTGAGGTCATGGATTACTCAAGGCTTGAAATGGGGGAGGTAAAGATAAACGACTCTCTGTTTTCACTCAATGAGGTGGTTGACGATGCCGTCGCCGCGGTGAGTGGGGAGGGCCGCAATCAATTTATTGTCCGGCACTCGTCCCATACAGGGGGGATCTACTCCGATAAATACAAGCTATATCGAATACTCGTCAACCTGTTGAGCAATGCAGACAAATATACGTATTGCGGTCAGGTCACTGTGAATGTGAAGGTTTATAATAGCCGTCTTCATCTTCTGGTGAAGGATAACGGTATCGGCTTTAACGTGAAAAATATTGACCGATTATACAAGGCGTTTAATCAGGGGCTGGAAAGAGAGACGCGGCAGGGGCTGGGCTTGGGGCTGACCATTATAAAGAACTATGTGACCAGAATGAAAGGCACCATCAGAGTGAAATCAGCCGAGGGCAAAGGGGCGTCATTTTTGATTTGCCTGCCAATAAAATCAGTTGAAAAATAA
- the rpoC gene encoding DNA-directed RNA polymerase subunit beta', producing the protein MKDLLKFLKAQTKTEEFDAIKIALASPDMIRSWSFGEVKKPETINYRTFKPERDGLFCARIFGPVKDYECLCGKYKRLKHRGVICEKCGVEVTQTKVRRERMGHIELASPTAHIWFLKSLPSRIGLLLDMPLRDIERVLYFESYVVVEGGMTNLERRQILTEEQYLDALEEFGDEFDAKMGAEAIQALLKNMDLEAECEQLREELNETNSETKRKKLTKRIKLLEAFVQSGNKPEWMILTVLPVLPPDLRPLVPLDGGRFATSDLNDLYRRVINRNNRLKRLLDLAAPDIIVRNEKRMLQEAVDALLDNGRRGRAITGSNKRPLKSLADMIKGKQGRFRQNLLGKRVDYSGRSVITVGPYLRLHQCGLPKKMALELFKPFIYGKLELRGLATTIKAAKKMVEREEAVVWDILDEVIREHPVLLNRAPTLHRLGIQAFEPVLIEGKAIQLHPLVCAAYNADFDGDQMAVHVPLTLEAQLEARALMMSTNNILSPANGEPIIVPSQDVVLGLYYMTRDCVNAKGEGMVLSGPKEAERIYRAGLASLHARVKVRITEEIKNTEGESVHQTSIIDTTVGRAILWMIVPRGLPYSIVNQPLGKKAISKMLNTCYRILGLKPTVIFADQIMYTGFAYAARSGASVGIDDMVIPAKKAEIIEEAETEVAEIQEQFQSGLVTAGERYNKVIDIWAAANERVAKAMMENLSVEDVVNRDGVVEQQVSFNSIFMMADSGARGSAAQIRQLAGMRGLMAKPDGSIIETPITANFREGLNVLQYFISTHGARKGLADTALKTANSGYLTRRLVDVAQDLVVTEDDCGTHNGIMMTPVIEGGDVKEPLRERVLGRVTAEDIIKPGTADILVPRNTLLNEKTCDLLEENSVDSVKVRSVVSCETDFGVCANCYGRDLARGHIINKGEAIGVIAAQSIGEPGTQLTMRTFHIGGAASRAAAESSIQVKNKGTLKLSNVKFVMNAAGKLVITSRNTELKLIDEFGRTKESYKVPYGAVMGKGDGAEVNGGETVANWDPHTMPVITEVSGFIRFADMVDGQTITRQTDELTGLSSLVVLDSAERTGSGKDLRPALKIVDAKGDDVLIPGTDMPAQYFLPGKAIVQLEDGIQIGAGDTLARIPQESGGTKDITGGLPRVADLFEARRPKEPAILAEISGIISFGKETKGKRRLVISPLDGSDAYEEMIPKWRQLNVFEGEVVERGDVVSDGPESPHDILRLRGVHAVTRYITNEVQEVYRLQGVKINDKHIEVIVRQMLRKGTIVSAGSTEFLEGEQAEVSRVKIANRQLAAEGKIEATFSRDLLGITKASLATESFISAASFQETTRVLTEAAVAGKRDELRGLKENVIVGRLIPAGTGYAYHQDRMRRKAQGEAPVVPQVSAEEATANLAELLNAGLGGNND; encoded by the coding sequence GTGAAAGACTTATTGAAGTTTCTGAAAGCGCAAACTAAGACCGAAGAGTTTGATGCGATCAAGATTGCTCTGGCATCGCCAGACATGATCCGTTCGTGGTCGTTCGGTGAAGTTAAAAAGCCGGAAACCATTAACTACCGTACGTTCAAACCAGAACGTGACGGCCTTTTCTGCGCCCGTATCTTTGGGCCGGTAAAAGACTACGAGTGCCTGTGCGGTAAGTACAAGCGCTTAAAACACCGCGGCGTGATCTGTGAGAAGTGCGGCGTTGAAGTGACCCAGACCAAAGTACGCCGTGAGCGTATGGGCCACATCGAGCTGGCTTCACCGACTGCGCACATCTGGTTCCTCAAATCGCTGCCTTCGCGCATCGGTTTGCTGCTGGATATGCCGCTGCGTGACATCGAGCGTGTACTGTACTTCGAATCCTATGTGGTTGTTGAAGGCGGTATGACCAACCTCGAGCGTCGTCAGATCCTGACTGAAGAGCAGTATCTGGATGCGCTGGAAGAGTTCGGTGACGAATTCGACGCCAAAATGGGTGCGGAAGCTATTCAGGCCCTGTTGAAAAACATGGATCTGGAAGCCGAGTGCGAGCAGCTGCGTGAAGAGTTGAACGAAACCAACTCCGAAACCAAGCGTAAGAAGCTGACCAAGCGTATTAAGCTGCTGGAAGCGTTCGTACAGTCTGGCAACAAGCCAGAGTGGATGATCCTGACCGTGCTGCCGGTACTGCCGCCGGATCTGCGTCCGCTGGTTCCGTTGGATGGGGGTCGTTTCGCGACTTCAGATCTGAACGATCTGTATCGCCGCGTGATCAACCGTAACAACCGTCTGAAACGCCTGCTGGATCTGGCTGCGCCTGACATCATCGTGCGCAACGAAAAGCGTATGCTGCAAGAAGCGGTAGATGCCCTGCTGGATAACGGCCGTCGCGGTCGTGCCATCACCGGTTCCAACAAACGTCCTCTGAAATCTTTGGCCGACATGATCAAAGGTAAGCAGGGTCGTTTCCGTCAGAACCTGTTGGGTAAACGTGTTGACTACTCTGGTCGTTCTGTAATCACCGTAGGTCCATACCTGCGTCTGCATCAGTGCGGTCTGCCTAAGAAAATGGCACTGGAGCTGTTCAAACCGTTCATCTACGGCAAATTGGAGCTGCGTGGCCTGGCCACCACCATCAAAGCCGCCAAGAAAATGGTTGAGCGCGAAGAAGCTGTCGTTTGGGACATCCTGGACGAAGTTATCCGCGAACACCCGGTACTGCTGAACCGTGCACCAACCCTGCACCGTTTGGGTATCCAGGCGTTTGAACCGGTTCTGATCGAAGGCAAGGCAATCCAGCTGCACCCGCTGGTTTGTGCGGCATACAACGCCGACTTCGATGGTGACCAGATGGCTGTACACGTACCCTTGACGCTGGAAGCCCAGCTGGAAGCGCGTGCGTTGATGATGTCTACCAACAACATCCTGTCACCTGCGAACGGCGAGCCAATCATCGTTCCTTCTCAGGACGTTGTATTGGGTCTGTACTACATGACCCGTGACTGTGTTAACGCCAAAGGCGAAGGCATGGTGCTGAGCGGCCCGAAAGAAGCGGAGCGTATTTACCGCGCCGGTCTGGCTTCTCTGCATGCGCGTGTCAAAGTGCGTATCACCGAAGAGATCAAAAACACCGAAGGCGAGTCTGTACACCAGACTTCGATCATCGACACTACCGTGGGTCGCGCCATCCTGTGGATGATCGTACCGCGCGGTCTGCCGTACTCGATCGTTAACCAGCCTTTGGGCAAGAAAGCTATCTCCAAGATGCTGAACACCTGTTACCGCATCCTGGGCCTGAAGCCGACCGTTATCTTTGCTGACCAGATCATGTACACCGGTTTTGCTTACGCAGCCCGTTCAGGCGCTTCCGTAGGTATCGATGACATGGTTATCCCGGCCAAGAAAGCGGAGATCATCGAAGAAGCGGAAACCGAAGTGGCCGAGATCCAGGAGCAGTTCCAATCTGGTCTGGTTACCGCCGGTGAACGTTATAACAAAGTGATCGATATCTGGGCTGCGGCAAACGAACGTGTTGCTAAAGCGATGATGGAAAACCTGTCGGTTGAAGACGTGGTTAACCGTGACGGCGTTGTGGAACAGCAAGTTTCCTTCAACAGCATCTTTATGATGGCCGACTCCGGTGCGCGTGGTTCCGCCGCTCAGATTCGTCAGCTGGCCGGTATGCGTGGTCTGATGGCGAAGCCGGACGGCTCCATCATCGAAACGCCAATCACCGCGAACTTCCGTGAAGGTCTGAACGTACTCCAGTACTTCATCTCCACGCACGGTGCTCGTAAAGGTCTGGCGGATACCGCACTGAAAACGGCTAACTCCGGTTATCTGACCCGTCGTCTGGTTGACGTGGCGCAGGACTTGGTAGTCACCGAAGACGACTGTGGTACTCACAACGGCATCATGATGACTCCGGTTATCGAAGGTGGTGACGTTAAAGAGCCACTGCGCGAACGCGTTCTGGGCCGTGTGACAGCAGAAGATATCATCAAGCCGGGTACGGCTGATATCCTGGTGCCACGCAACACCCTGCTGAACGAGAAGACCTGTGACCTGTTGGAAGAGAACTCTGTCGACAGCGTTAAAGTCCGTTCCGTAGTTAGCTGTGAAACCGACTTTGGTGTGTGTGCAAACTGCTATGGTCGCGACCTGGCACGTGGTCACATCATCAACAAAGGTGAAGCTATCGGCGTTATCGCGGCACAGTCAATCGGTGAGCCGGGTACACAGCTGACGATGCGTACGTTCCACATCGGTGGTGCGGCATCTCGTGCGGCTGCTGAATCCAGCATCCAGGTGAAAAACAAGGGTACTCTGAAGCTGAGCAATGTGAAGTTCGTAATGAACGCCGCAGGCAAGCTGGTGATTACCTCTCGTAACACCGAACTGAAGCTGATCGACGAATTCGGCCGTACCAAAGAAAGCTACAAAGTGCCTTATGGTGCCGTGATGGGCAAAGGTGACGGTGCAGAAGTTAACGGCGGCGAAACCGTTGCTAACTGGGATCCGCACACCATGCCAGTTATCACCGAAGTGAGTGGTTTCATCCGCTTCGCTGATATGGTTGACGGCCAGACCATTACACGCCAGACCGACGAACTGACCGGTTTGTCTTCTCTGGTAGTATTGGACAGCGCAGAACGTACCGGTAGCGGTAAAGACCTGCGTCCGGCACTGAAAATCGTTGATGCCAAAGGCGACGACGTATTGATCCCAGGTACTGATATGCCTGCTCAATACTTCCTGCCAGGTAAAGCGATTGTGCAGCTGGAAGACGGCATTCAGATCGGTGCGGGTGATACCCTGGCGCGTATTCCTCAGGAATCCGGCGGTACCAAGGATATTACCGGTGGTCTGCCACGCGTTGCGGATCTGTTCGAAGCTCGTCGTCCGAAAGAGCCGGCAATCCTGGCTGAAATCAGCGGGATTATCTCGTTCGGTAAAGAGACCAAAGGCAAACGTCGCCTGGTCATCTCTCCACTGGACGGCAGCGACGCTTACGAAGAGATGATTCCAAAATGGCGTCAGCTCAACGTGTTTGAAGGCGAAGTTGTGGAGCGTGGTGACGTTGTTTCTGACGGCCCAGAATCTCCACACGACATTCTGCGTCTGCGTGGTGTGCATGCGGTTACCCGCTACATCACCAACGAAGTGCAGGAAGTTTACCGTCTGCAAGGCGTTAAGATTAACGATAAACACATTGAAGTTATCGTTCGTCAGATGCTGCGTAAAGGCACCATCGTCAGCGCAGGTAGCACCGAGTTCCTGGAAGGCGAGCAGGCTGAAGTGTCACGCGTTAAGATTGCCAACCGTCAGCTTGCTGCTGAAGGTAAAATCGAGGCAACCTTCTCACGCGATCTGCTGGGTATCACCAAGGCTTCCTTGGCGACCGAGTCCTTCATCTCCGCAGCATCGTTCCAGGAAACGACGCGCGTTCTGACCGAAGCGGCTGTTGCCGGTAAGCGTGATGAACTGCGTGGCCTGAAAGAGAACGTCATCGTGGGCCGTCTGATCCCAGCCGGTACCGGTTACGCTTATCATCAGGACCGCATGCGCCGTAAAGCACAGGGTGAAGCACCGGTTGTTCCGCAGGTGAGCGCGGAAGAAGCTACGGCTAACCTGGCTGAGCTGCTGAACGCAGGCCTGGGTGGCAACAACGATTAA